Proteins co-encoded in one Quercus robur chromosome 8, dhQueRobu3.1, whole genome shotgun sequence genomic window:
- the LOC126694730 gene encoding protein NDR1-like, whose amino-acid sequence MSDQPGGCCRCCCSFIFTLGLTALFMWLSLRTDNPTCYIQNFYLPGLNKTLNNTANNTLVIELRLENGNKDKGIYYDAINLTFYDFPNKSHLMGNYTIPGFYQGHKKKATRQPPVELNKTLLLQATYPNGTANFHVDLATAVRFKIMAWKTKRHKLDVGSDVEVNDQGIKTYNKKIKLRSGASEHKRYCAQMGALVSLVVLVFLDF is encoded by the coding sequence ATGTCTGATCAGCCTGGTGGATGCTGCCGATGTTGTTGCAGTTTCATATTCACTCTAGGCCTCACAGCTCTATTCATGTGGCTAAGTCTACGTACAGACAACCCCACCTGTTACATCCAAAATTTTTACCTCCCAGGCCTAAACAAAACCTTAAACAACACAGCAAACAACACCCTAGTTATTGAGCTCAGACTAGAGAATGGCAACAAGGACAAAGGGATTTACTATGACGCCATTAACCTCACTTTCTATGACTTTCCCAATAAGTCACATCTCATGGGGAACTACACCATTCCTGGGTTCTACCAAGGGCACAAGAAAAAAGCCACAAGACAACCGCCTGTGGAGCTCAACAAGACACTGCTTTTGCAGGCTACTTATCCAAATGGGACTGCAAATTTTCATGTGGATTTGGCCACGGCTGTGAGGTTCAAGATCATGGCTTGGAAGACTAAGAGGCACAAGTTGGATGTTGGGTCTGATGTGGAAGTCAATGACCAAGGCATCAAAACCTACAACAAGAAAATCAAGCTCCGGTCAGGCGCATCAGAGCATAAACGCTATTGTGCGCAGATGGGGGCTTTGGTTAGTTTGGTGGTCTTGGTTTTTCTTGACTTTTGA